The Branchiostoma lanceolatum isolate klBraLanc5 chromosome 5, klBraLanc5.hap2, whole genome shotgun sequence region TTAaatgttgtattctttttaacTGAATGAGACAAAGGAGCAGctgtaaaaaaattgtactCTTGTTCAGATGACAGGACAGTGAGTATTGAGGAGAGACTGTCCGTCCACCCTGAGGAGCAGCGTGTCCGCTACGAGGACACCATCGCACAGTTCACCGCCGCCACCAGGCAGATCTCAGAGGCAGAGCATCACAAGAAGAAGACAGAAACCACCGTTCATGACCTGCTTATCCAGCTGCAGGTACATTAGACCTAACTTTATTTCTTGTTGCTCACCTTATGCACATGCAGTACCTAGTGGTACATAGGTTAGCAATTCCTTTCTATTTCagtagaagggtatatttttacagggaggaatGCTTATTAGCCCTTCCCCTCTAACATGCTTGAGGCtactcctcaaacacgggacccccattttacgtcccttccaaaagatgggtgcagccggCCTCAACCAGGATGCTCTTTCCAGGATTGAATCAGGGTCTCCTAGTTACCAACTACatttaattggaaccaggaactcaactgtgaggctgctaccagttgagctacagggacatccctcatTAACCTTATTGGCCACCTGGGGTGTAACCTTGTTTCCTATGTAGTTTGTTCTTTGTGATAAGCTGTAAGGTACGTGTAGCACTGAAAATAAATGACACTGTTTTCCCTGGCAGGAGGAGAGAACCCGAGGGCTGGACATATCCGGACAGCTGGAGACGGCCAGGAAGGAGAGGGAGGAGCTGGAGGCCAGGGTGCAGGACCTGGCGGAACAGCTCAGACAGCACAGCGCTAACAAGGACAGCACGGTGGAGCAGATGAAACAGCAGCACCGGACCGAGGTCACTATCATTCTCTCTTATTCTTAGTCACACATCCTCATCTGATCAATTCCACATGTCATTGAGAGTAACTTTGTGAGAAAATAATGTATAAatagcattacatgtatgttgtaccacTGACATGACTCAATctaatacacatgtatttacattAGTTGTGTTTTTCATATTTACACATGAGAGAAATCTCTTGTCCATGTCTTTCTCAAATTGAtgcttacatgtagctgttaaaGGTAGCCATAGGACGGGGACTGCTTAGGctttactgtaaaaggggaaatgtttgtggtggttttatgtttgcaatatacatgtatgcagtgacctcttcaccacaaacttaataACCACTGCGAAAAATTTAgttttgtcttctgcctgctTACCCTTTTGTTTCAACAACGGACCACCGTTGAACAGGTAatccattttcaccttaatagtacgaaattaaatcccagtgAACGATATTTCCcctattacagtacattatACTGTAAAGTCAAATTGAATCCATTCAGGCTGGTTTGATAACTAGTTTGCACTTCCCCCCTGAACAACAGGTGGAGAACCTGATGCAGCAGCTGGACAGTATGAAGGCGGCCCTGGAGGCGGCGCGCACACCTGGGCAGCAGATACAGGTGGGGGAGGACATCCAGGTGCTGAAGTCACAGGTGCTGTCCCTGGTGGCAGAGCTGAGGGAGACGGAACGAAAGCTGCAGGCAGCTACACAGCATGTGGGCAGCTACAAGGACAGGTGAGCTCTTGACTCTAGTTTACCTCTCAGAATCTTTTATACCATTGATTGTAAGATGAAATACAGAACCTAGCAATGCAGGTTTATTTGGTTTCCCTTGCTTTTTGTGacaaatgttatacatgtaaagttGCTGTCCTGTTGAAGGCATATTTCTCTTTTTGCCAGGTCGTCAttgtaaaattttaaaaaaactgtCATTTCCTTTTGTAGTATGAGATGTTGACAAAAGACTACGCAAAAGATAGAATCACAGAAACAAAGTCCTAACTTTCTTCTCTCTTGCCTTGCCTTATAGGTCGTTGACCCTCGAGCAGAAGCTGAACATGATGCAGGATGAGATGGATGAGCAGCGTCGCCGTGACGATGCTTTGATTGACGGCCTGAGGATGGAGCTGGGCAACATGGAGTCTGCACTAAACATGGAGCGGCAGGCTTCCCACATGGACAAGTGAGTCAGACCCCGATGGAAATAATGTACATGGCAAAGTAGGTCTTCCTTGTCAAACTGAAGGAAACTGTAGGACTTTTCTGTTTTAACAGGATACAAagggggtacatgtacatgctataGAATTATACTCTTATTTCATTTGGCTGTTGGTACAGCAAATATTTTTAGGACTCATAGATATTTTTCACAACTAGCTAACATTCACAGAGAGTACAGATGTTCTGTAAGCTGATGCTCCAAGTAAAGTAGAAATGTATGGTATTTTCATAAAGAAGTCTCTTTTCAGACGCACTATGGCGGAGCTGAGGTCCCGCTATGAGATCCTGTTCCAAGACTATGATGAACTGTTGAAGATCAACACAGAGCTGCAGGCCAAGACAACAGAGCTACAAGCCAAGACTGCACAGGTCAGAGTGTTGTCTATATTATGTGACAATTCTACAAAATTCTTATCAGAAACAGGTGTCTGTCTAGATCTGCACTATGAAAGTTACATGTTATGGATAAAATCTTCATATGCCCCAGATGGCTATCATCAATCGTTAATGGAACCTAACAGCTATTCCCTGTTCTATCTCTCCAAGACTACACAGGTCAGAGTTGTTTCCTCTTGTAAAATCCTTACCAGAAACAGGTCTCTGTAGCGATAGGAACTTTCCATGTCATGCAGGAGTAGTTTTACTCCTTTGGATCAAATCCTAATGTGCTTTGAAACACTTGCAGTTAATTGTTCACAATATTTAGTTGCTATCCTCAATTTTATCTCTCCAATGATGATAAATTGTAATCTTTTGCTCTCCTGGCTGTCCTGCAGGCTGCCCCGCCTCATCAGGTGAAGGAGATGAGAGAACAGGTGGACAACCTGACGGCTCAGGTCATCTCTGCAGAGGACGCCCTCCGAGACCGCGAGGAGAAACTCAAACGTCTGACGCAGGACATCAGCCAGATGAGGAAGGACATGGAGGAGGTACCGGTCCTCAAGGCTCAGGTGAGTTAGAACATCACTTTACAAGGAACTCACCTGTACACATGGGCATGGTGTACTTTGTTTTCTTACCAGCAATAAGATTCTCCTGATGTAGCAGAAATGGCAGATATGAAAGAACACTGCTTTTAGCACTAACTATCAATTGTAGTTCAAGTTTTCAGAACTTGCCTTTTGGTCATAGATACTGGTAGCCACCTTCAGGTATGCACAAATCAAAGCCTTGGTGGAGGCCTGATGACAGTCTCATTAAATGCGTGTAGTTGACGACTCCTAGATTCATCAGCCTTTAGCACTCTGTAACACTTCTCATTATCATTGTACTGGTACACAGAGAAGTCAGAGAACAAAAGGTCAAGCATAGAACTTCAAGATACTGAATTTCTACAAATCAAATGGACATTAGGTCTATGTTGCTCTTTTCTGTACTAGATTGATAATTCCATATTTTTCTGTTGTGTCCGCCAGGCTGACGTGTTCAGGCAGGACTTCGAGGCGGAGCGTGAGGCGCGGCAGAAGGCGCACGGCGACATGCAGACCCTGGAGCAGCAGAACCAGGAACTGCAGCTGGAGAACCAGCAGCTCAGGGACGAGATGGAGGTGTACACCAGGTAGAAACAGCTGTTACAACTGAATAAAGAGActctttgtgcacaaccaagtgttttattccaccaacattttggtgaccgtttgtcaccttcctcagagtaattctgactggttcacattgcactgcaggataggtgtcgctgcttgtagatgcagtcccaaaagtaaagtagtTACATATATACCAGGATAGTTTAtgtggaaggtgacagatggtcaaaactttttgtttattgacataccaacctgatgaaactattcacaccTGTTACATCCATCAGTCATCATTAAATTGGTCTTCCTTTATGGAAGCATGCATAGTACAGTGGTTAGTgatcctgcctctggaccaagaagtagggagtttgaatcccgtctgtgtcgctcacccgatgTGCATGCTATGTCTGCCATGACTTATAAAGGACAAATTATATTTGTCTGTAGGAATGCCCTTGGTGAGATGCAGCGTCGCCATGTTGGGGCGCCGCAGATGAACCCCCCCAGCCCCCCTGCCAACGTGCCTCGTGCTAACCTGCCTCCTATGGAGTATGCCGGGAACTATGGGTACCCCAGAGGCTACCCCTACCCCGGTCCACACGAGGACTTTTTCTATGATGGACAGATGGGGAATAACGACCACCTACAGCCTGTGAACATGGCACAGCCCAGGGTACAGAACATTCAACAGGGAGCACTGGTAGGTCTACGGGAAACCGTCTCTTATCAGTTTAAAGTTTAATGTCTTGTTGATTGAAGATGTGACACTCTATTCTTTTTGCACTGTTCATGTCCATATTTTCACCTGTACTATGTATTTGGGACCAATGTTGATGTATTACTTTTTTATGACTAATGGTAAATCAAATGATAGGTAAGTTACAGCCATCACAAATCAACATACAGTAAAAAAAGTCCAAAGTGTCTTTTAGGTGTATAGTCATTGTAAGTTTGTCACTATCTGTAAAAGAATCATTGTTTTTCTAAATACTAAGTTGAAGATCTGTTTCTCTCCAGGGCATCCAAAGACCTGCATCCCCAGACACAGAGGAGAAGAGCTGTCCCAAGTGTAACAACGTGTTCCCAGACCTGGACACACTACAGATCCATGTCATGGAGTGCCTGGACAACTGATGGGGAGGCTAACACATGTACACCCAAGCTGCAAGCAGATGTTTAGTTTTGACTTGTTTTCCATATTTTTGACACCTTCTTCAGTGTTTTAGGTAGTGTGATGACCAGTGGATGAAAAGGCAACACAATCAAAAATTAGCGTAAAATCTACAATTAATATACCCCTGAATAGCAATAGCCAGAGTAGAAACTTAGTTGTGCAAGtacataatatacaatgtacgacTTAAATGTACAAGCTCCCCCACCCAGGTGGAAGCGAgtccaacccccagatgatgaGGAACAGAAGATTttaaaccagatagtgagtgagtgagtgtgtgattgTACTTTGTGTTAGTGTTATCAAATGATTTTGTGTGAAGTGTACATGAATCTTGCCCAAGAGACTTGCCTTCTTAAGTGATAATCCTTATTCAATCCACTAAGATTTAGCTGAAGGTATTTGgatgttttaatgattttgtaGATAATGCGTCACATTGATTATTTCAACTCAAAGCTAATGTTCCAAGCCATTTTTTCAACTGGGTGCATatgtacttttgtgcacccaaactttaagttgtgcacctaattttttactatgagtgcaccggtgcacctagatactTGTATAGTAGTTATGTACATAAGGGTACAATTGTACACTAGTGCACCgcatattcttgaaattcaagCGTCagaaaaataattcaagatttGTTGTACATTCAATAATACTTGtgtagaattttgaagttagctataaaatttcagattcaagtatactgtttatcttattttatgccgctatttccaaaaataaatttcagtCCATGAAAGGTAAATCCAAAGTTATGCCAGAACACAGAGGAAAGAAGAATGAATGCATTtaaatgataaatgatgtcAATACTAACCAGATATGTGTGTGCAGATTTTTAGTTATTATTTCAATTACTGTGCTTGCTTTACAAGATGCCTCACTTGGAAACTTGCCTGATATTTCAGAACGTATGGTTTATTATATGAAGCTAAAATGGTGTAAACTATTAAGAATGTATCAGCTTGTGTACATACATAATGTGTGAATGTCATTGTGAGATGAGACACGAGATTAGTCGCATATGGCTAGAAGGCTAAAGTAGAATCTTTACAGGGTGTATATTTCAGAACTGTGTGAAATAAAATGTTAAATGAGACAAAGATTTTTATCCCTTATTTATGACCTTTCCATTGAATCATGAAAAAGAATCAGAAAGACAAGAAATTATTCTATACAACCCAGTTTATCTtaccaaaaaaatcagaaataACAATTCATAGTGTTCCAATCTACATCAAACTTATTCAGTCTAACAGAAATGGCCAGAAATACGACTGGCCAGCCTAACTTAACTATTACTAAAGCTATAGAGATTACCTAAGAACTACATTTTGTTACTAATCATATTAAATATCATAGTCATATCTGAACCTGGCTGCTCTAATTGCATCTTTCTTGTTCCTTGGAATCTTGTGAAAGGGAGCCAGATCATTGAAGCATGTGTCCCAGACTGAGTCCACTGCTCTGGCTGCCTCCTCGTCTGTACAGTTTCTCACCACCTTCACCGAGTCCCTCGCTCGCTGCCATACACAGGTCTAATGAAAAGAATGTACTGTCAGTGTGTGATGGTACTTTTTATGACTAGTAGAAGTAGTCCTAATTTCttcaacctttagcacactgaagatACATTTTCTATTGGTTATTGGGTTAGGCAACAGTAGTTAGAAGGTTAAGGTCTCCAGAAAAACGCAGATCAAAAGGAAATGCTTGATCCGTCCAAGATACTATGTCTAAGCTGTATATAACTCCTTTTTTTTAGATCTTAAGTTAGTAAAAGTGTACatgacaaatacaacatgtgGGAAATTTGTGACGTGTATATATTCAAATTTTTATATTCACCTGATGGTGCTTTTTGACCCCTTTGAGCTGAAATCTCCTGAACTCTCCTGAGAAACTACAGTCCCCACTCAAGTTGGCTGCTCGGATCTGAAGTGGGGAAAAAGTAGGTGTCGTTTACATAATCTAATCAAAACTGCCAGACCCAATGTCCTGTAAAAATGAACCATGTATAACCATGTAAGGATAAGAGAAGAGAAATCAGCTCTTTGTAACCAAATTAAAATAGTAAAAGAGGAATAAGGTCTATACAGTGATTAACAGCAAACGTTAGTTTTATCCCTCATCTGCATAAAAGATGTGTTGAAATGTGGGTTGAGCTATGGGCCCTCACCTCGGAGCAGGCGACATGTTGGAGGTTGTTGTACCAGTCCACCCTCCCGCGGCAGTGGTCGAAGGCGTGGATGAGTTCATGGGTCAGCACCCTGTTCATCATGCCCTGGGAACTGATGATGTTCTGGCACAGCACAACCTGATCATGAGATATAATAAGGTGCACTTTTAGTCGGTAAATATAATCAGTGACTTATAAACAAATGTTACCCTTTAATTGCATGTTATTCACCACATTATTTTTAATTAGTTTCTGTGACAGCTAAAGTAAAGGCACATCAGTATTCATGGTTTGGGAGAATCATTCTAATTCTTCCACATGCTTTTTTTTTGGAGAATTCGACATCCTATGTTCCACAGTTGATGAATCTTTACGTGGAGATTTGGAATTAACCCAAATTTACTGCCAAAATTGAGGTCAGCAGCAGTATGTAGGGAGATCAGAAATTGAGCCACTAGACTGGTAAAGTggtaatgtttctttttttacaccatGACAATTTGGATGTACTGTATACTAACCTGATTAGCTTGAGGATCAAATCCCCCTGCCACCTTATAGCCGCAGGGCTCACAGGAGAAGTGTCGGTCCTTGTACATTGAACTGAGAAGAAAACAGCcacaaaacaacacatacaTTCATTCAGCCGGGAAAACATCCATGTTTCTGAGCTGCGTTTTGTGTTTTCACTGCATCCAAAGATCTTCTAGATAACTACGCCTAGGATCACCAATCTCTACGATTTATCAATAATTCATTTGAGCGTATTCAAAGCTCACAACACTTCTTGAAAGGGTGACTATGTGCTTACCAACTCTTGACAGGACTGTGGTTGTTAACAATTCTGACTCCCAGAGTGAGCTTTAAGAATTACTTGTGTCAATGCGTTTTGGGATAAGATTGATTGTTTTGATGAGTCCGTTCACTCACCATCCTGATTCTTCCATGGCCTTCAGGAGCAGCTTCACAAACGGATCTGACAAGCACAGGGATGAAAATGTTAGTAAGCAATATTAAACTTTTCGGGGATTTTATGACTGATGGTAAGTCTAATCACTGCGATCACTTAAATcaacataaagtaaaaaaatgcaGACTTATTTTGTCTCAAAATATCTGAGTCTTTTAGGTTTATAGGCTAATAACGGGCatcattatttttctttataGCTGATTCTTATGTCTCTTTGCACACGCAGATTAGACCTAGTAAGGGTTTTATTTTTCCTTGATGGTACGTATGACCCGATATCAAGGTTATATCATGTAAACACCACTAGCGCTAGAATCTAAATCATACACAACCATCTATACAGATTTACAAACACTCTGTAATTTTTATTCTGAACTAGTTCAATGCAAATAAAAAGACTTACTACTTTTCATAGCGACCGTGAGTTTGGTCTTACACCTTGGATGGTAAGTGTCGAACAGATTCTCGAACTTCCCGTACGGAGAGGTCATGGTTTCCCGGTACGTTTTCTCCCTCCCTTGGAAGAGATCATAGCCGAGATCCTCACGTCTGGGAGCTCCGTCATCTTTCTGTGGACTGTCCAAAAATTCTGTTTGTACATCCTGAGCTGAAGCGGAGGTTTCGTTGGAATTGAAAGGTTGAGGTTCAGATCCAGCATGGTTTTCACCGGAGTCCGCCATGTTGATGGTGTAATAGGTCAGAGGTTAGCAGGATCACTTGGTGCGATTCTGAAATCAATCGCCAGGAGTCACTGCTAAACAGGACATGATGCATGTAAACACATGATGGGATGAGTCAGAGATGAGGCCTACGTAAGGTACGCTGTGGTATCAAAACACTTATTTCCAGGAAACGCTGTCGAAGGCAACGTCTGCAAGATGGCGTTGGCGGTACTGACGTTGACGTTTCTAGCGTTCGTCTATGAAGGTACGTTTCGATATccataacgttaacgttaccctGTAAATCGTTATCTAGGGTCCAGCTAGTTTTGGATAGTTTTGATAATAATATTGATATGGTCCAATCATCCtcttataagctagttcacggttgctactacgcatgtgcagtgtcaaaggtgaaggcccctggtaaacagtgctcgtctcgacattttCTCGATTTGcattaggctctaccagcctccgcgggtcgctgggaaaatagtagaaattggtcgaaatagagtcaattgtatgaagggagtcggctactgTTTCAGAGCTTTAGAATCGAAGCCTGTTTCTGGGCTTCAAAATTAAAGCCCTGTTTCGAAGCCCTCAGTTTCTGGGCTTCAAAATTGAAGCCCTGTTTCAGAGCTTCAAAATCGAAGCCCTGTTTCCGACCTTCAAAATTGAAGCCCTGTTTCTGAAACAGGGCgttcatgtttgtttgaacGAAAGGGGTAACGTTGACTCAACCTACATTAACCTACTTGAAGCCTACAGTGCGGCCTACATTGCTGCCTACATGAGGCCTACATGAGggctacattgcggcctaccaTGCACTTTCCCCGTCACGAAATTGCCCCAGTTGATGTAGATGTCCCCCCGTTATGTGCACAATTTGTATTATCTTTATTGGTGTGGTATATGATGGTGTTAACTCCCGTGATTGCTGTAAGGAATCCGTTTACGTTATGTTTCAATATGTTcaaagtttcaagtttcaaatTAGACGCAACCTTTTAGCTATCCATGTTGTCCCCCTGCTGTCCCTTTGGTCTTTGTGGTACAAGTGGTAGCTTGTATTTGTGCACATTGTGCAGAACAGTTTACACACTGGCACTGACTCATCATCATCGATGCATCAAAATATGTATTACGTGGACTAGTACTTGAGGACTTTAAACGCCACCTTTCCGTGTATCCCTGTTGTCTTCCTGCAGTGGCTCCAGAACACTGCCCTTCAGGGCTGGGCTCCTGGTCGCTTAACTCCTCAGTTGCCATGTTTGCTCCCTTCGACTGCCCCAAGTCGGACGACCCTCCGGGACACATCTACTGCTGCGGGTTTTATGCTTTTAGACTCTGCTGCCCAGAAAGATGTGAACCCCACTCAATTGCTCTTTCCTGCCCGAAGCCGGCCCCTAGCTGGCCCGATCACGACAACACCGGTTCAAGTTCAGATTCGGGGTGAGGGTGACGTCAGAAGCTCTCTTATCAACTTCCTCTGCTTTTGTGATAAACGTCAATCATTTCAATATTCAGATCTTGTTCACTTTCTTagcataaatgataaaattgaCCCACTTTCGTATCTGATTCTATTTTCCTTCTCTTTTGTGTCTGCAGAACGTACGACAGCGATGACTATTATGACTCAGATGATACCGGGTAAGCCCAACCTGTTCGTGTTTCTTTCAAATGGATAACGTTGACTAACATACGATGGTGCGTTTTGGGAAATTGtgttgagtttttttttgtgctacaTTTCTAGTTATTTTTTAACCTCCTCTatcatttgacattttcagaAGAAGATTACTGTAGAAGATTGGGGTGATAAAGCATGGAATATTGTATTGCCGTATAGAGAATATTGTTCAGTTGATTTACTGATTGGTAGATGGTTCGTCGATCGAGATAATTATGGAATTATTACATAGTGTCACTGGTGTCTCGTCATATCATAAAGATACTTTCAGAAGAACTAACTGAATATATAACTACCCTAAAACGTTCATTGTTCCACCTTGATTGTTCCAGTTTTTCGATCGGTCCAATTGCATTGCTGGCTGTGGCCTTCTTGTGTGTCGTGTGCATCGTGACGTTGTGCTGTAAGAACGCCTACAACAGGGAGGAAGGTAAGGTATACCAATTAACTGTGAACCAAGTGAGCACTATATATCACAGAGATGAAATGTTAATTCGTACAAGCgcaattttcatttttcactGACGAATGATTCATGATACGTTAAATGAATCTCCGTGTAGATGTAGCTCGTTTTTCCCCGTTTATAACGGTTGACTATTGCTAGTTGCCCCAATCAGCATTGTGTTTTGCGTATTTTTGTTCTTGTTGGTTCTCTTAAATAGCGTATGCTTGAATTTCTGACCGATTCTTCCTGTGTGTTTCCCCTGTGCAGACTTGAGTAGAGCTATGGGGTCGGACGGGTACGTCGCCGCGTACGTTGACGGCACAACTTTGTCATCACCAGGCAGGACCAGAGGTCGCGTACAATTGCAAGGTATCGTTTCTGTtatcaattttatttttctttagaAATAGTTATCCAGTGAAAGCAGGATAGTTCCATAATAGActattttgcatatttttgcacCATGGTACATGCATAATGTATATACAAAAAAGTCTTTCTCTATTTCCAGCCGACGCGGTGGCCGGTACAGTGGTACATCCCACAGTGCACGTGCACCCTCGGTCTCCAGACCAGCACTCCAACCGTGCACGTGCGGAGCCGCCCACGCGGGGCTTCCCTCCCGCAGACCCACCTCCGTTCGCCCCGCCTCCCTCGTCCGCCGCGGGATTCTTTCCTTCAGCCCCGCCCACCCGGGACTTCTCTTCCGCAGACCCACCTCCGTACCAAGCAGGGACGACCCCACCCAGTGCGGCGCATGGGCAGCCGCCGTTCTCCGATGAACCCCCTCCTTATGACATAGCTACTATGTTCCCGGCTGTTAATCCACAGGACCGTGCGTTATCCTCAACCGAGCAAAGCATATAAGATTCTTGACGTATAAGATTCTTCCGAACGTAATGATGAATGATAATGAACGTCATGAAACGTCGTTGAATGAAACATGCTTGGTCATCACTCGTCTCATATTACTTGCGTGTTGGTGCACCCGACAAAATACTCTTACGTACTTGGAAAACTGTTCTTCACCGATCATGATCTACTATCGACAATGTTACACAATAGCCATACATTCTCTACTTTAAGGAAGGGTGTCAACGCGACCTGCATACAAGGATACCTCTGATtgtaattaccttcgtcgacgaaatggtttcgtcgacaaggttattcgatggtgcttgtctgtgtgtctgttagtgaacagaataagtagagaacgcctggatggtttgttgtcgtagttggtgtgtcggtgtgtatgtgggaaatcccaagatgattagattttgggcgaagtgttttgcataattaacgagaaaagtgtaaaaatgtgttacattgtatgctgaagtatgtgtacgtgtgggCTCTgtttttccaaggcgtcatgcatagggcaaggaggtcctgaggggtcatgttgagggcaggaaacgtcagttacacaaattggctgtgagccagctgtaggcataatggtaaggtagtctccaagcagacctatgggttggctatagcaggggcaggttttgcttcagactgtgaaagggaattactcaagaagggcttggtgggtggtcataaatttctgtaagtacatagcttgagtgctgatgtacatgattagatacttattatgcaaatcagtatctaatttgcataattaatgaggaaagtttatacatccatcaatttccatgataggactcttaaacatgtgacatatgtaactgaggaagagagaaata contains the following coding sequences:
- the LOC136434955 gene encoding uncharacterized protein — protein: MALAVLTLTFLAFVYEVAPEHCPSGLGSWSLNSSVAMFAPFDCPKSDDPPGHIYCCGFYAFRLCCPERCEPHSIALSCPKPAPSWPDHDNTGSSSDSGTYDSDDYYDSDDTGFSIGPIALLAVAFLCVVCIVTLCCKNAYNREEDLSRAMGSDGYVAAYVDGTTLSSPGRTRGRVQLQADAVAGTVVHPTVHVHPRSPDQHSNRARAEPPTRGFPPADPPPFAPPPSSAAGFFPSAPPTRDFSSADPPPYQAGTTPPSAAHGQPPFSDEPPPYDIATMFPAVNPQDRALSSTEQSI
- the LOC136434952 gene encoding optineurin-like gives rise to the protein MSGTPSPKGSLASSHGQRSAGSGQSSSSDFEILSRPPSYQNGSPTPNGDIPSEFSMNAGEMQSYMTELLKDNNSLRDTIRQNNEDMRQKIKDLEVWKEKQKQNQTLIVEKFTEAREKVLSLRKENSRLKADVSMLQKTGAGEGKVTQGQGDASLSEVVSKLKEENNQLATEKEKLNKTIQMLTGEIGKMQIKLEEKQSEQEVVMVQSPPSQGSDTSTGSMLAQQVEEYRLKCEQMSSEVCHFQSLSTKLQEDTKEITAMRDQLAQENQVLKSKLEAELEQMKSETKTLKQANERLQLEKADLVAMNNEMQASLQLYKAGTPPSSHTTPTGSFVKVEAEVKQPQQVQALVAEAAEDDRTVSIEERLSVHPEEQRVRYEDTIAQFTAATRQISEAEHHKKKTETTVHDLLIQLQEERTRGLDISGQLETARKEREELEARVQDLAEQLRQHSANKDSTVEQMKQQHRTEVENLMQQLDSMKAALEAARTPGQQIQVGEDIQVLKSQVLSLVAELRETERKLQAATQHVGSYKDRSLTLEQKLNMMQDEMDEQRRRDDALIDGLRMELGNMESALNMERQASHMDKRTMAELRSRYEILFQDYDELLKINTELQAKTTELQAKTAQAAPPHQVKEMREQVDNLTAQVISAEDALRDREEKLKRLTQDISQMRKDMEEVPVLKAQADVFRQDFEAEREARQKAHGDMQTLEQQNQELQLENQQLRDEMEVYTRNALGEMQRRHVGAPQMNPPSPPANVPRANLPPMEYAGNYGYPRGYPYPGPHEDFFYDGQMGNNDHLQPVNMAQPRVQNIQQGALGIQRPASPDTEEKSCPKCNNVFPDLDTLQIHVMECLDN
- the LOC136434956 gene encoding mitochondrial inner membrane protease ATP23 homolog gives rise to the protein MADSGENHAGSEPQPFNSNETSASAQDVQTEFLDSPQKDDGAPRREDLGYDLFQGREKTYRETMTSPYGKFENLFDTYHPRCKTKLTVAMKSNPFVKLLLKAMEESGCSMYKDRHFSCEPCGYKVAGGFDPQANQVVLCQNIISSQGMMNRVLTHELIHAFDHCRGRVDWYNNLQHVACSEIRAANLSGDCSFSGEFRRFQLKGVKKHHQTCVWQRARDSVKVVRNCTDEEAARAVDSVWDTCFNDLAPFHKIPRNKKDAIRAARFRYDYDI